In Desulfobacter hydrogenophilus, the genomic stretch GTGAGGTCGGAACCGATGACTGAATCACAGGTAAAAAGACCAAGGTCGCTGTATCCCCGGGCAGTACCCGCATGATAGTTGCCGGTTCCTATATGTGCGTAGCGATGCAAGCCGTCAAAATCCTTGCGTACCACAAAAATAACTTTTGAGTGGGTCTTCAAATCCACAACCCCGTAGGTCACATGAATCCCCACCTCTTCCAACGATCTGGCCCAGCGGATGTTGGCAGACTCATCAAAACGCGCTTTCAGCTCTACAACCACGGCGACCTGCTTACCATTCTGGGCTGCATCAATCAGGTACTGCATGACTCTGGATCGCTTGGCTGTCCGGTAAAGCGTCATTTTAATGCCCATAACTTTGGGGTCCAGACTGGCCTCCTTTATAAACCGTTCCACGGAGGTATCAAACGATTCGTATGGATGCTGCAGGAGAATGGAACCTTTTTCCTTTATGACATGGAAGATATTAGGATCCTCTCCAAGCAATTGCGGATTATCAACGGGTTGATGAAGCGGAAAGTGCAAGTCCTGACGGTCAAGTTCGGCAATCTGCATCAGGTGCCTGTTAGCCATGATTCCCTCAACTTCAAAAAGGTCCTCTTCTGCATCAATGTTGAGTTGTGCAGCCAACATACCTCGTAGAGACAGGCTCATATTCGTGTTCACCTCAAGCCGAACGATCTCAGCAAATTTTCTGTCGCGGAGGGCGGATTCGATCATAGATAAGAGATCATTCGCCTGCTCCTGATCTCGTTCAGTAATGGCATTCCTGATCACTCGGAAAAAATCGCATGATTCAATCACTATACCTGGGAAAAGCAAGTCAAGGTTGTTGGCGATAACATCCTCTATTGGTACATATAAATCTTCTTGGCCAATCTTTATAAATCGCGGAGTAAGCCCGGAGTCCACCGGAACCTTAATTCTGTTGAGATACGCGTGTTCCGTATCAGGATAGCTTACCTTGACCAGAAGGTTCAAGGATAGGTTGGAAATAAAAGGAAACGGATGTGCCGGATCCATTCCCTGGGGCGTTAAGAGTGGATATACATTATCGAAAAAAAAATTGTTGGCAAATGTCTTCTGCTCTTTTGTCAATTGGTCGTAGCCGATAAGAACAATGCCCACGTCAGCAAGCAGTTTCTTCAACTCCACTTCCAACATTTGGTTCTGTTTTAAAATGTCCTGAACAGGAATATGACAATCGTCGATCTGCTCTTGGGGTGTCCGCCCGTCCACACTTAATTTTTTGACCCCGGCCCCTACCAGGTGTTTGAGCCCACCGATACGTTTCATGAAAAACTCATCAAGATTCGAGCCAACGACTGATAGAAAGAAGACCCGTTCCAGAAGGGGGTTACGTGAATCCTGCCCTTCATGGAGGACCCGACGGTTGAATTCAAGCCAGGTCAACTCCCTGTTTAGAAACCATTCCGAAGATTTCAGGTCAAACTCCGGGGAAATTTGTTGTTCCACCTGGGTCGGCTCACTTTCTATGACATTTTTTTGCTCATCATTTTTCTGCTCATCAAGGGACATGATGCACTCCAACGTTACTGGGATAAAGTAATTTTTTAATCATACCACGCAGCTACTGAACGTGATCAAATAACCTGAGGCAAATATAAACTAAGAATATAAGAATAGTGTTAGCGGCTTACCCCAATATATGAGCGTTCATCCCTCACAATTGTGGAAAGCCTTTAGAGACAGGAGGTCTAAAATTTTAAAAATAACGGATTGAGTACACAGGGCCACAGTCGGTGCGTTTCCCAGATCTTTTTGAATAGGTCAATCTTTTGATCTGTATCGTTTTTTAAGGAATACCGTTTTCGGCAAGACTTTTATTTTTATACCGGCCATCTTCAGTCACATCCAGCCCAAACCATGGGGGCGGAACAAAGGTTTCGGCCTGGGCTTGGTCACCGAATTCCACCTCGCATAAGAAAAGACCTGCAAGGCCACCTGAAAATTCATCAATTTCAGCGACAAGGCCGTTTTCAAGGGGGGCTTGGGACCGTTGTTTTTCCACCTGCCGCCCCTGGGTCAAAGGCCACAGATAATGAAAATTGGTTTCATCAATCCTGATTTCCGCTTCATTCCGTACAAGTCCCTGGCCCCGTTTAAAGGTCATGAAAAATGCATCGCCTTTCTGGCGAAGTCTGATCTCAACAGAATCCAGGGATTTGGAAATATAGCCCTGGCGGATACTGGTGGTGGACTGCAAAGCAATTTCCGGCATCTTTGTGAGCAGGAACTTTCGTTCTATTTCTTTCATTAAACCCTATCCCCTTGATTCTGAACTTCCTGCCACAATTGTGAGTAGGCCGCCACAGGCCCTTCTTTTCCGGCATAATACAGGGCCGGAGCCCTATGAACGCCCATGCGCTCAATATGTGTGGAAAAAGGTATCCAGGTGTTCATCACCTGTTCATTGCCGGCCCGGATCTCTTCCATGGTGTCAAGGTGCAGGGATTTACTCTGCTGGACCATGGAAAAAAACGGGAAAATCTTGGATGACTTGTAACCCTGTTTTTTAAAAAAATCATACAGTTGTTCAAGGGTTCTTTGGGACAATGTGGTGGGGATCACCGGTACCACAATACGGTCAGCCACCTTGAAGACATTTTCCGAAAGCAGGGAGATATTTGGGGGACAGTCCAAAAGAACAATGTCATATTCACCATCAACCGGTTTCAACGCCTTGTTCAGCCGAGAGCGGCTCTTTTTCATCCGGGACAAAAAAATATCAAAATCCCTGAAACTCATGTTAGCCGGCAAAAGGTCCAGACCTTGAAAATCAGTTTCTCTGAT encodes the following:
- the ppk1 gene encoding polyphosphate kinase 1, with protein sequence MSLDEQKNDEQKNVIESEPTQVEQQISPEFDLKSSEWFLNRELTWLEFNRRVLHEGQDSRNPLLERVFFLSVVGSNLDEFFMKRIGGLKHLVGAGVKKLSVDGRTPQEQIDDCHIPVQDILKQNQMLEVELKKLLADVGIVLIGYDQLTKEQKTFANNFFFDNVYPLLTPQGMDPAHPFPFISNLSLNLLVKVSYPDTEHAYLNRIKVPVDSGLTPRFIKIGQEDLYVPIEDVIANNLDLLFPGIVIESCDFFRVIRNAITERDQEQANDLLSMIESALRDRKFAEIVRLEVNTNMSLSLRGMLAAQLNIDAEEDLFEVEGIMANRHLMQIAELDRQDLHFPLHQPVDNPQLLGEDPNIFHVIKEKGSILLQHPYESFDTSVERFIKEASLDPKVMGIKMTLYRTAKRSRVMQYLIDAAQNGKQVAVVVELKARFDESANIRWARSLEEVGIHVTYGVVDLKTHSKVIFVVRKDFDGLHRYAHIGTGNYHAGTARGYSDLGLFTCDSVIGSDLTELFNYLTTGYTGTRKYKKLLPCPNILKKKLLEKIARECRLQAEGQEGLIQLKTNALEDKDITRALYKASQAGVHVDLIVRDTCRLRPGIPGLSENVRVISIVGRFLEHSRIFYFRNGGKEEYFISSADLMKRNLESRVEICTPVESPRLQALLREMIDIQLNDRHNCWEMQSDGSYVQLQAQQDEDAHSSFEHLIKNAEKRLKMTHRMVVKKSKKKK
- a CDS encoding CYTH domain-containing protein; translation: MKEIERKFLLTKMPEIALQSTTSIRQGYISKSLDSVEIRLRQKGDAFFMTFKRGQGLVRNEAEIRIDETNFHYLWPLTQGRQVEKQRSQAPLENGLVAEIDEFSGGLAGLFLCEVEFGDQAQAETFVPPPWFGLDVTEDGRYKNKSLAENGIP
- a CDS encoding ParA family protein, translating into MKLIACYSNKGGVGKTAASVNLAYASALSGNRTLLCDLDPQGASGFYFRVKPSEKLKNNTFFEGTKKFANAIRETDFQGLDLLPANMSFRDFDIFLSRMKKSRSRLNKALKPVDGEYDIVLLDCPPNISLLSENVFKVADRIVVPVIPTTLSQRTLEQLYDFFKKQGYKSSKIFPFFSMVQQSKSLHLDTMEEIRAGNEQVMNTWIPFSTHIERMGVHRAPALYYAGKEGPVAAYSQLWQEVQNQGDRV